A region from the Microcebus murinus isolate Inina chromosome 27, M.murinus_Inina_mat1.0, whole genome shotgun sequence genome encodes:
- the LOC105869700 gene encoding methyl-CpG-binding domain protein 3-like 2B produces the protein MEEPASPSYPTQPVLGRLRRRMIPPALQKKQEIHVAKARRRRALRSELPVRQTSCIFQQPVTTVRSRPGDQVRRKLGQEHLERPQQLCAYGRLQGLQACDSEGEPCGPLDFSNALRIIAKGIAEQCPGGAGAAGPQDSPGRAPGPAATAAAAAAFGELSQGARLHLPPLLPLPSQLVTTADIRRQERRVKKARQRLAEALRADRLAREAERGRSPEGVAETADQNEDAAG, from the exons ATGGAGGAACCTGCGTCTCCATCCTATCCAACCCAGCCTGTTCTG GGGAGGCTCAGGAGGAGGATGATACCCCCGGCTTTGCAGAAGAAACAAGAGATCCACGTGGCCAAGGCCAGGCGGAGACGCGCTCTGAGGTCGGAGCTACCGGTCAGGCAGACCAGCTGCATCTTCCAGCAGCCGGTGACCACAGTCAGGTCCCGGCCCGGCGACCAGGTCAGGCGCAAGCTAGGGCAGGAGCACCTGGAGAGGCCCCAGCAACTCTGTGCCTACGGGaggctgcaggggctgcaggcCTGCGACAGCGAGGGAGAACCTTGTGGCCCACTAGATTTTTCAAACGCCTTGAGAATCATCGCGAAGGGAATTGCAGAGCAGTGCCCGGGCGGGGCTGGCGCTGCGGGTCCCCAGGACAGCCCCGGGCgcgcccccggcccggccgccaccgctgcagcagcagcagcattcgGGGAGCTCAGCCAGGGAGCCCGTCTCCACCTCCCGCCgctgctgcccctgcccagccagcTGGTGACAACTGCAGACATCCGCAGACAGGAGCGCAGGGTCAAGAAGGCCAGGCAGAGGCTGGCTGAGGCCCTGAGGGCGGACAGACTGGCCAGGGAGGCCGAGAGAGGGAGGAGCCCAGAGGGAGTCGCGGAGACCGCAGACCAGAACGAAGACGCAGCCGGGTAG